The following proteins are encoded in a genomic region of Bubalus kerabau isolate K-KA32 ecotype Philippines breed swamp buffalo chromosome 15, PCC_UOA_SB_1v2, whole genome shotgun sequence:
- the LOC129628401 gene encoding 60S ribosomal protein L39-like, which translates to MSSHKTLRVKQFLAKTQKKNCPIPQWIRTKTSKVRDNSKRRHWRRTKLGL; encoded by the coding sequence ATGTCATCTCACAAGACTCTCAGGGTCAAGCAATTCCTGGCCAAGACACAAAAGAAGAATTGTCCCATTCCTCAATGGATTCGAACAAAAACTAGTAAGGTCAGGGACAATTCCAAGAGAAGACACTGGAGAAGAACCAAGCTGGGTCTATAA